The Cryptomeria japonica chromosome 2, Sugi_1.0, whole genome shotgun sequence region tcgtagagattgtgattcgaaggctttaaccaaacctttcaatggtttttgttgatgtgttttttatgcactatgcaacacaaaataaaatactaagtattctatcctctcttgaacaaaatcctcccaagtgctaaactacgtgatcaaatgggatgactccaagattccaatagtcaggtcttgactttatattgcagatagactcaatgattgtgatgtgatatcttctggaatcacaagggggacttacgttgcttgggtcaagacctatccattctcatgtttcatgattgatttacactccatgatttaggtcatccttgagcaacatctcgacttagccaaattttgttttttgtaccctaattctttaattttgaccccttactagcattgccttaggttttattggaattcttacttctctagcatgggcacatttctagggttcattcacacaaatttctcttgatgagcaagctagtatcatgaccatgacttaaacaaaattttaacttagtcaaattatctcctccaaacttctatgagttcatcggcttcattcttcatcatttggatgtcttttgtcattggaaggtaattcttgaccaccatacctcagtCTTGACCtgtgctaccctaaaaccctagaacttagtcatgtttacaattgagatcttggtgacttgatcacttaatacagcttaatcatgcaggtctcatctaactctgactccaacacttaaagcaaatcaaccctagcaaccaagtactttgggaaatatcttgcaacttgacaacatgggtaatgatggaggaatggaaggtgagacctatagaggtgagagagagagagagggtgagaggaagagataatgacctggagagggtagagaaggagagaagaagagagggatggagaaagagacctagagaggggagagagaagagagatagtagagagggatagagaagagagatagaagagagataccaatgtcaatctttttctatatttTCTGAGAACTCAGcctatcgtcagaattccgacTCCACAGGgtaaaattctgatagaggagtgtcgtcaaatgcacagcatcctcgtcggaactctcctggaggccgttaCATAaggtaaaattccgacagaggagtgttgtcggatgcacaacatcctcttcGGAACTCTTCTGGAGGCCGttaattctgacagaggagtgtcgtcgaatgcacaacatcctcatcagaactctcctggaggccattgtaacggcctctaggagagttccgaCAAGTATGCTGTGCATCTgatgacactcctctgtcggaattttaccctgtggagtcagaatttcgacgataggccgagatcgcaacggtattctttctgggtatgagcatccatggcggccatcagaaaggttggaggtggtgtcggaattgcgatgaccacaaggatagtcggaacttccgacaaaaagttttcgacgactttttttgtcggtagtgcgatgaaatttcgtcagaattctgacaattttccgtcgaaattttgacccgaatgtactagtgatagaagaaaaggaatagaaaccctaaatatattccttgactctctcttgcaagaagaagtcaaagtgaatcatctccttggGCTCTTTTGTATTCTAATGCatgcatgagagtgggattaggtcttagccacttgattccattttcatacaTCACAAAAATAAACCTCAAAAATAAAATACCAACTAACAAATAAGCCTTAGAAACAAAATATTGCATGATAAACATAAAAGGAATCTGTTGAAATGGTTTCAAAAATAGTGGTAATGACTGCAAAAAATGCACAAAATAGACTTATTGAAACAACTTCCAAAGATCATGGATAGAAATGATTGTAGAATATGTGCAAAATGGATTGGTTGAAACAACTTTTTACATTGTAATTAGCAATTGTGAAACAACTTTAGAAAGTTTAAAACAAAGGCAATCAACAGGTGTAAAATCAATTTCCACTACGTTTACTGTTTTGCAAAACATATGGCAACATAGACAAGACACAAAAAATGTTTCATGAATTGTAGAAAGAAAACATGGACATGCATGACAAACATATAAACTATTTTACAAATTGCAAAAAGAAAATGTAGACAAGGACGTTATGTGTTTGATTGAAATGTAAGCATGGACAAAACATGTGACAATGAAACAAGGAACATCAAATGCAAAGTAGAAACATATATGCATAGAAGGAAGAATTAAAAATGAATGCTAAATGTTTACCATAATCAATGTTGAATGTTTATGACAGACAAGGAATATGAACCATTACAACATACACAAGACATAGACCTTGGGCAACAAAAATAATTTGGTTAAGGGCACATTAAATGCAGAACATGCAACTTAGAAACCACAAATGACTATTACCACATGCCTGTGACTGAAATGTTTTAGAAAATGCCTCAAATGCAGAATGTGGGGGCAAAAAAATGGCATGCTAATTGAATGATAGGATGTCAATTTTGAAAATATAGAAACATAGACAAAATATACACAAAATATACAATCCATTTGACCAATTGCTCCCTCCAaagcaatgcaattttttttagatATTAGAGTAATTCAAAGAAACATTTTATTTACTTCAACAAAAGTGCATAAAAGACTGAACTGACAAATTCAATGTAAAACTGTTTTGCCAAGTAAAAACCAGATTAATTAAGAGGACAAAGGgttgtcccaccaggcatgccaaatgTAGATGAAGGAAATGAAGATCTAAATCAGAGATTTAGATTTGTTCCAACATCACAACAATTGAGTACTTGTCAAAGAAACACACATGCAATTGGAACAACTatctaacacacacatgcattcaaTGGAAATCTGACTCCATTTCCCTCCTATCTACCAAGATCTTGTGTTGAGTGATTATTGCTTTTAGAAACACAATGCACAAGAGGCTATGGAGAATGGAGATGATTGAAGAGAGAATAATCAAAATGTAAAAgaaaactagaatgcaagagtACACTAGAATACAAGAGTGAACTAAATTACCGGGCTTAAAAACTAGAGGGAGCAAGGAATTTATAGGTGTCCTTAGGGTGGATCTAAAACTGCATGATAAATGTGGGATAACAAATTGGTGCAAATGTTTATCCCACATGCATTAAGTGGATGCAATCGACGGAGGTGAAACATGATAAATAGAATGAGGTTGTGATATGATAGAGATTTAAgaatttattattaaaatagataTAGTGAATGATGAATAATAGTAAATATATAGAATATGTTATTAAATGGATTTATGAAATAATGAAGAATGAATAATGGAATAAAGATATAAGTTATTTAATAAATAATGGATCCACTTGATTAATggaaaaattaatattattaagaggacatttttatgtgtctacaggtGTTTTTGACTTTTATAATATTGAAGCAAAACTAGTAAAATGTCTAGTGTATCATGTAATTAAGCCTATAATACTAATAATCATAGACACATGATATGGTTACGTAATATTTAGATTCTTTGGCACATTAACCTTTACCTATCCCTATTATTTTGTATTAGTGTTCAAAGGCATCTTATATCCTTTATTTTATTTGAttgcacatttatatatatatatatatatatatatatatatatatatatatatatatatttgatctttttattattgaattttattcaTAGACAATTATTATATGCTCATTATTTCTTACAAAAACCATATATAGATATTTATTATGGTTTTGATAAATGTTTCATGTGATAGTATAATTAATAGTTGTTACATATCCATTTTTCGTTACATGatgttatattttttctttgcaatTCCTTGCATTCTTCATATGCAACTAATTAGAGGAGAGAATATGTTATCACTAAAATTCTTCATGACTTTGAATTTAATGATGCATCAATTATAGTTATAACTATTTTTCTACCAAGTGAATATTCATTATTGTATCCAAATAGAATACATTTCCACATAGTCATGGACTTTACTATGATATTTGAAAAGTTAATTCATGTTCCACATTATCAAAGTCCTCTAGTAGACGATAATAGCCCTTCAAACTTATTCAATTTAACAAATTACTTTTCATTATACTATTTGTAAAATCAAATTTGTAATTGTGAATACTAGTCTAACAATACCAATACTACTCTAATACTTACAATACTAGCCTTATGAGATTGTGATTACAACACACCTTGAAACACACATGCGATTAAGAAAACAAAATAACGAAGCTAGCTAGTTGATTGTATGAGCTCAatgattgaaggaagcctcaatgTTGTGCTGTCGTTGGAGATTTTGTCTAGAATTTTAATGACCTCATTCATTGTTGGTCGATTTTCAGGTCTGGGCGACGTGCAAGCCAATCCCAACTGAACCATATTAATCATTTGTTGCCCACTCTCTTCAACCGTATCAAAGTGAGTAGCAATTACTTGAAATGGCGTTGCATCTACAGATGTCCTCAGTGCCCACTCTAGAAGTGTGTTTTCTTCCCTAAACATCTCCGACGTTGGATTTTGGCTTGATATCATTTCTAAAATCACAACTCCATAACTGTACACGTCTCCTCTCGCTGTCATTCTCCCACTTCATGCATACTCTAAACAAAATTTGAGAAATAGGATCATAtttagtgattcatcattagaaaaGTGAGTAAAAACAAATTTTGATTCATTATCAGGAAAGAgagtaaaaaaaaattgttcatttttctccttatgctctctatcatcctgatgatggatcacagaatgtaatccgaaacattgatgcaaaaattctCACACAATCGAATTCAGAAACATACACCATTAATCAAATAGATTGCGAAAATCtactttttgttaaatttttttttatcacatTCAATAACTCAttatcaaaaattaatttttttaaaaatcactaAATGGTTCATCACTGAATCATTTAAAAAGAGAGTCTCCCTTACAAATGGTAAAAAAACATACACAATTAAAATCAAAAGAACTCAGACCAAAGACGCACTTACCTGGTGGTATGTAGCCGATGGATCCTTGCAAATTGGAGGTGCTAAATCCGCGACTCATGTCATCGTAGTCGAGGATTCTGGAAATCCCGGAATCGGCAATCCCGGGCTCAAATTCCATGTCCAGCAAGATGTTAGACGGTTTTAAATCGCAGTGTAAAACTGGCTGCGGACATTCATGATGAAGGTACTTCAATCCCTCAGCCACTCCACGTGCGATTCTCAAGCATACGCTCCAGGTGAGTGTCTTTTCTTGAATATGCTCCGCCAAGCTTCGATTCGGCATCATCCCCATAACCAAAGCCATGGTCTTTGAAGCCCAGCAGTACCCCAACAAGCGAACTAAGTTACGGTGTTTAGTCATGGCCAGTGCTCGAATCTCGGCAATCAGGCTCTCACTCACGGCGATTTCATCTTTGAATCTCTTCACAGCTACAGCTTGTTCCCTGCCGTATATATTTAGCTTCCCGCTATATACTGTTGCCATTCTGCCGGAGCCGATTATGTTTGTATCACTAAACTCTGAAGTCGCATGGAACAGATACCAGTGATTTAACTTGACTATTTCTCGCTCAAGGAACAAATCCCTCTGTACTAGGTACTCATCCTTGCCCTTTTTTCTCCTGTGAACATAAAAGTACAGCATGGCTGTTAGAACAAGAGCTCCAAAAGCAGACGATCCCACGATAATAAGGACCTTGGATGGGTTTGAGAGACCACTGGAGGATTTGGGGAATTCTGAACTGCAGAGACCAGAGTTCCCAAGTAAAGCGATGGCTGACCGATTTCTGAAGACACCCTCTGTGGGAACAGGACCAGAGAGATGGTTATAAGAGAGATTCAGATAGAGAAGGGTTTCTATGTCGCCAAGATAACCTGGTATGGGACCAGATAAATTGTTGACAGAGAGATCCAAGTTCGTAAGAGTAATGAGTGTGCTCAATGTTTGCGGAATTTGACCACTGAATTGATTGTTTGAAAGGTTCAGTTGCAGCAGCTCCACGCAGCTTCCAAGGCTCACCGGGATCTCACCGCTTAAGTGATTGCCGGCCAGGTCCATCACAGTAACAAATTGCATACCCCCTATTTCTGGCGGAATTATTCCATGGAATAGATTATAGGGCATTGAAAATGAACGAACTATATTCCGCAGGCTTGCAATAGCAGGAGGAATGTTACCGTTTAGGAGATTGTAGCCGAGGGACAGATCCTGAAGATTGGTACAGTTTGAAAGGGATTCCGGAATCGTTCCTGACAATTGATTTTGCTCCAAATGTAGTTCCGCTAGGAAGCGTAGGCGACTCAGCTGTGGAGGTATGCCCCCGCTTAGCTGATTGCTCTGCAGTCTGAGAAGCCCCAACGCCGAACAGTTGCACAACTCTGCTGGAATCCTTCCGCTGAAATTATTGTTCCTCGCCACAAATTGTTGAAAGGATTTCAGGCGACCAAACTCGATCGGAATACTTCCGCTCAATGAATTTCCATATACACGTGCAAGCTGTAGATTTGTAAGATTCCCCAGCTCAACCGGAAGAGAGCCTGTCAGATAATTACCCGATATGCTTAATTGGATCAGTCGGGCAAGTTGGCCCAATGATTTAGGAATATTACCCGTGAGGGAATTCCAGTACAAGCCTAAAATGATGAGAGATGATATGTTCCCGATAGAAGGAGGAATTGTCCCTTCGTATCGACTCCCTCCCATCCATAGCCGTTCCAGGAAGGGCATTTGGCCGAGCCATGAAGGAATCGGGCCGCTCATAAAGTTGGCACCCATAGCCAAAAACCGGAGCTGAGTCAGATTGGCGATGGCGGCTGTGGGTATCTGACCACTGAGACGGTCACCGTACAAACCAAGGAATTGTAGTCTGGTGAGAAGGCCAAGACTTTTGGGTATGGTTCCGTTGATCAAATAGTTAAAACATAAATCCAGCGTTACCAGATTGGTACAGTTTGACAGAGAATCAGGAACTGGGCCTGTGAAGTTGTTCTCACGGAGGTTAAGCATATTTAGCTTGGATAACTTTGAAAGGCTGGAAGGTATGGGACCAGTAAGCTCGTTAGCAGAGAGGTCAAGGATTTTGAGCTCGGTACAGTTGGAGAGAGATAAGGGAAGTGGGCCAGTGAAATTGTTTCGGTCCAGAGAGAGTAAAGCGAGCACAGAACAAGAGGCGAAGGCAGAGGATGGAATTGGACCGGTTATAGAATTGGAGGAAAGATTGAGTGTAGTGAGGTGGGTAAAGGTGGGGAATTTAAGTGGTAATGAGCCAAAGATGGCCTTGTTTTGGAGATTGAGAGCGATTACGCTCTGGTTGGAGTGGTCACAGGTGACGCCCGTCCAATTACAGAAATTGGAGAGCTCTCCGTCTAGCCAGTTGTCGAGAGAATAGCCAGACAGGCTCTGTTTGAGAGCCAAAAGTGACTTCGCATCCCCTGGGATGGCCTCTGCCTTTATAGTAAATGGCAGTGCCACAACTGAAATGAGAGCCAAGTAAACCCTAAACCAGGCCATCCCTGCAATCACACTATGACAGTATTAACGGAACAACGCCTATCTGGGATTaacaaacaaacacacacacaagCACGAAGCTTTACCTTCACATTTTTGTAGGTGAAGTGGACAAAAATAATAGCTCTCTTTCTTGTCGATGGGCACAAGTTCTCTATCATATCATTACATCAACTTAGGTGAGATATCACATTTGAGTTAAGGCCATCATAATTTTAAAAGATAAAAGATAATTTGATATTTGCATTACAACCAAGATTTTAGAATAGTCTACATATTTTCTCTTTATACCTTGCATCATTTTTACATATACATAATTAATGATTCAATAACTTTTAGTTAGAAACTCTTTTATCATTTGTATCAACAATTAAGATTTTAAAATACTCTACATATTTTCTCTTTATACCTTACATCATTTTTACATATACATATTTAATGATTCAATGACTTTTAGTTAGAAACTCTTTTATCATTTGAATCAGCAATTAAGATTTTAAAATACTCTACATATTTTCTCTTTATACCTTACATCATTTTTACATATACATAACTAATGATTCAATGACTTTTAGTTAGAAACTCTTTGATACTTAACATCAATCAATCCAACAACTTATCTGA contains the following coding sequences:
- the LOC131073205 gene encoding LRR receptor-like serine/threonine-protein kinase GSO1 — its product is MAWFRVYLALISVVALPFTIKAEAIPGDAKSLLALKQSLSGYSLDNWLDGELSNFCNWTGVTCDHSNQSVIALNLQNKAIFGSLPLKFPTFTHLTTLNLSSNSITGPIPSSAFASCSVLALLSLDRNNFTGPLPLSLSNCTELKILDLSANELTGPIPSSLSKLSKLNMLNLRENNFTGPVPDSLSNCTNLVTLDLCFNYLINGTIPKSLGLLTRLQFLGLYGDRLSGQIPTAAIANLTQLRFLAMGANFMSGPIPSWLGQMPFLERLWMGGSRYEGTIPPSIGNISSLIILGLYWNSLTGNIPKSLGQLARLIQLSISGNYLTGSLPVELGNLTNLQLARVYGNSLSGSIPIEFGRLKSFQQFVARNNNFSGRIPAELCNCSALGLLRLQSNQLSGGIPPQLSRLRFLAELHLEQNQLSGTIPESLSNCTNLQDLSLGYNLLNGNIPPAIASLRNIVRSFSMPYNLFHGIIPPEIGGMQFVTVMDLAGNHLSGEIPVSLGSCVELLQLNLSNNQFSGQIPQTLSTLITLTNLDLSVNNLSGPIPGYLGDIETLLYLNLSYNHLSGPVPTEGVFRNRSAIALLGNSGLCSSEFPKSSSGLSNPSKVLIIVGSSAFGALVLTAMLYFYVHRRKKGKDEYLVQRDLFLEREIVKLNHWYLFHATSEFSDTNIIGSGRMATVYSGKLNIYGREQAVAVKRFKDEIAVSESLIAEIRALAMTKHRNLVRLLGYCWASKTMALVMGMMPNRSLAEHIQEKTLTWSVCLRIARGVAEGLKYLHHECPQPVLHCDLKPSNILLDMEFEPGIADSGISRILDYDDMSRGFSTSNLQGSIGYIPPEYA